In the Flavobacterium sp. J372 genome, one interval contains:
- a CDS encoding pyridoxal phosphate-dependent aminotransferase, which yields MNQLSDRINNLSTSQTLAMAALARELKAQGKDIISLSLGEPDFNTPDFIKEAAKKAIDENYSTYPPVDGYMELKEAICRKFKRDNNLDYKPSQIVVSTGAKQSLYNIAQVMINDGDEVILPAPYWVSYYEIIKMAGGIPVEVPTTVENDFKITPEQLEAAITPKTKMMWFSSPCNPSGSVYNREELTGLVRVLSKHQQIFVVSDEIYEHINFSGTFCSIASIPGMMDRTITVNGVAKAFAMTGWRIGYIGAPEFIAKACTKMQGQVTSGANSIAQRATIAAVDADPKVLSHMVEAFHKRRDLVVGLMKEIPGIKLNVPEGAFYVFPDVSSLFGKTLRGRTINNAEDLSMYLLSEANVATVTGDAFGNPDCLRLSYATSEEQLTEAIKRIKEALE from the coding sequence ATGAACCAGCTTTCTGACAGGATTAATAATCTTTCCACTTCACAAACACTTGCCATGGCGGCACTTGCACGCGAACTTAAGGCACAGGGGAAAGACATCATCAGTTTAAGCCTGGGTGAACCTGATTTTAACACACCCGATTTTATAAAAGAAGCCGCCAAGAAGGCTATCGACGAAAATTACAGCACATACCCTCCGGTTGACGGTTATATGGAGCTTAAAGAAGCCATCTGCCGCAAATTCAAAAGAGACAACAACCTTGACTACAAGCCATCGCAAATTGTAGTTTCTACAGGAGCCAAGCAATCGCTTTATAATATTGCACAGGTAATGATTAATGATGGTGATGAAGTGATATTGCCGGCGCCTTACTGGGTAAGCTATTATGAAATCATCAAAATGGCGGGCGGTATACCTGTTGAGGTGCCAACAACTGTTGAAAATGATTTTAAGATAACGCCTGAACAGCTTGAGGCGGCAATAACTCCAAAGACAAAGATGATGTGGTTTAGCTCGCCATGTAACCCAAGCGGCTCGGTTTACAACCGTGAAGAGCTTACAGGCCTCGTGCGTGTGCTTTCAAAGCATCAACAAATTTTTGTGGTGTCAGACGAAATATATGAGCATATCAACTTCTCGGGAACTTTCTGCAGTATAGCCTCTATACCGGGGATGATGGACAGGACAATAACTGTAAACGGTGTAGCCAAGGCATTTGCTATGACGGGCTGGAGGATTGGTTATATAGGCGCACCTGAATTCATTGCTAAGGCATGTACCAAAATGCAGGGGCAGGTAACCAGCGGTGCAAACAGCATTGCGCAGCGCGCTACCATAGCCGCGGTTGATGCCGACCCGAAAGTGCTTAGCCACATGGTGGAAGCGTTCCACAAAAGGCGTGATCTTGTTGTTGGGCTGATGAAGGAAATTCCGGGTATAAAGCTAAATGTGCCGGAAGGAGCGTTTTATGTATTCCCGGATGTATCATCATTGTTCGGTAAAACGTTGCGCGGCAGGACGATAAACAACGCGGAAGACCTCTCAATGTACCTGCTTTCTGAAGCCAATGTAGCAACCGTAACAGGCGATGCCTTTGGCAATCCTGACTGCCTCCGTTTATCATATGCTACAAGTGAAGAACAGCTTACTGAAGCGATAAAGCGTATTAAAGAGGCTTTGGAATAA
- the rsmG gene encoding 16S rRNA (guanine(527)-N(7))-methyltransferase RsmG: MEEILKQFPNLTDLQKSQFAKLEALYTEWNGKINVISRKDIEELYTRHVLHSLGIAKVMEFLPGAKVLDVGTGGGFPGIPLAILFPETDFYLVDVIAKKIKVVQEVAKALGLKNVRAEQKRAENINEEFDFIVSRAVTNMPDFVKWVRGKVKKEQKHGLPNGILYLKGGDLTEELSVFQKVTLYNLSDYFADEFFETKKVVHLAMKYKV, encoded by the coding sequence ATGGAGGAAATACTGAAGCAATTCCCGAACCTTACCGACCTGCAAAAGAGCCAGTTCGCGAAACTGGAAGCCCTATATACTGAATGGAACGGTAAGATAAACGTGATTTCGCGCAAGGATATTGAGGAACTCTACACCCGACATGTACTGCACTCGCTGGGCATTGCCAAAGTAATGGAGTTTTTACCCGGCGCTAAAGTGCTCGACGTAGGCACAGGCGGCGGCTTCCCGGGTATACCATTGGCGATACTATTCCCTGAAACAGATTTTTACCTGGTGGATGTGATTGCTAAAAAGATAAAGGTGGTACAGGAAGTAGCTAAAGCGCTTGGGTTGAAAAATGTACGTGCTGAGCAGAAACGCGCCGAGAATATTAACGAAGAGTTTGATTTTATTGTGAGCCGTGCCGTGACCAACATGCCCGACTTTGTAAAATGGGTACGAGGTAAAGTAAAAAAAGAACAAAAACACGGGTTGCCAAACGGAATACTTTACCTGAAAGGCGGCGACCTTACTGAAGAGCTGAGTGTTTTCCAAAAAGTGACGCTTTATAACCTTTCGGATTATTTTGCTGATGAGTTTTTTGAGACGAAGAAAGTAGTGCACCTCGCGATGAAGTATAAGGTATAG
- a CDS encoding DUF6702 family protein, whose amino-acid sequence MKRIVQILILFIIVSGLTSAVAHKFYVGVFQMEYVPAKKQVQLTSRLFIDDVEKTLNAKYGKKFYFSSKQELPEAEEYLKKYLAEKMEVSINGKVQPVKFLAREMEDDVLICYFTIPSPNDVKSVKVTNSILMESFSEQQNIIHVNKNVNRKSLLLTNDKKEGTLEF is encoded by the coding sequence ATGAAAAGGATTGTTCAAATATTGATCTTGTTTATCATCGTGAGCGGACTTACGTCTGCTGTGGCGCATAAGTTTTATGTGGGTGTTTTCCAGATGGAGTACGTTCCGGCAAAAAAACAGGTGCAGCTTACTTCGCGCCTTTTTATAGATGATGTAGAGAAAACGCTTAACGCAAAATATGGTAAAAAGTTCTACTTTAGTTCTAAGCAGGAGCTGCCGGAAGCGGAAGAATACCTGAAAAAATACCTGGCGGAGAAAATGGAAGTCAGCATCAACGGGAAAGTACAGCCTGTAAAATTCCTCGCAAGGGAAATGGAGGACGATGTGCTGATTTGTTATTTTACAATTCCATCACCGAATGATGTGAAATCCGTTAAAGTGACCAATTCAATATTAATGGAATCCTTTAGCGAGCAGCAAAATATTATACATGTAAATAAAAACGTTAACAGAAAAAGCCTTTTGCTTACTAATGACAAAAAGGAAGGTACTTTAGAGTTTTAA
- a CDS encoding O-methyltransferase: protein MHFISEALEDYAANHSENEPALLTALNKETHQKILQPRMLSGHFQGRVLSMISKLVNPKHILEIGTYTGYAALCLAEGLQADGTLDTIDNNEELYDFQKKFFDKSDWSRQITQHLGNALEIIPTLGKKFDLVFIDADKENYINYFHMVVPMMNKGGIILSDNVLWSGKVLEPVKANDKSTKILLEYNQLLKNDPRVETVLLPIRDGLTVSRVV from the coding sequence ATGCATTTTATATCTGAAGCGCTTGAAGATTATGCTGCAAACCACAGCGAAAACGAACCTGCCCTGCTTACGGCGCTAAATAAAGAAACCCACCAGAAGATACTGCAGCCGCGTATGCTTAGCGGGCATTTCCAGGGGCGGGTGCTCAGTATGATTTCAAAGCTGGTAAACCCAAAACACATTCTTGAAATAGGCACCTACACAGGTTACGCAGCCCTATGTCTTGCCGAAGGATTGCAGGCAGACGGCACATTAGATACCATCGACAATAACGAAGAGCTTTACGACTTCCAGAAAAAGTTTTTCGATAAAAGTGACTGGAGCAGGCAGATCACGCAGCATTTAGGCAATGCCCTGGAAATCATCCCAACATTGGGTAAGAAATTCGACTTGGTTTTTATTGATGCCGATAAGGAGAATTACATCAATTACTTCCATATGGTTGTGCCGATGATGAACAAAGGCGGTATCATACTAAGTGATAATGTGCTATGGAGCGGCAAGGTGCTCGAGCCGGTAAAAGCCAATGATAAAAGCACTAAGATTCTGCTGGAATACAATCAGCTGCTGAAAAACGACCCGCGTGTGGAAACAGTACTGCTACCTATCAGAGATGGGCTCACTGTTAGTAGGGTGGTCTAA
- the rlmN gene encoding 23S rRNA (adenine(2503)-C(2))-methyltransferase RlmN: MQTEKRDIRALTKEQLRDFFAANGDKAFRGDQVYEWLWSKGAHSFDDMTNVAKSTRQMLEDNFAINHISVDQMQRSSDGTVKNAVRLHDGLVVESVLIPTETRTTACVSSQVGCSLDCNFCATARLKRMRNLNPDEIYDQVVAIDNESRRTHNRPLSNIVFMGMGEPLMNYNNVIKAIDKITSPEGLGMSPKRITLSTSGIPKMIKKLADDGVKFKLAVSLHSAIDEVRSSIMPFSENFPLKELREALQYWYSKTKSRITYEYVVWKGINDRKEDIDALVKFCRYVPCKVNLIEYNPIDDGEFQQADPEVIDAYIRALERNDIVAKVRRSRGKDIDAACGQLANKESDA, translated from the coding sequence ATGCAAACGGAAAAAAGGGACATAAGGGCGCTGACAAAAGAACAGTTACGTGATTTTTTTGCAGCAAATGGAGATAAGGCTTTCCGCGGCGACCAGGTTTATGAATGGCTGTGGAGTAAAGGTGCGCACAGTTTTGATGATATGACCAACGTTGCCAAAAGCACCCGGCAGATGCTGGAAGACAACTTTGCCATAAACCATATAAGCGTTGACCAGATGCAGCGCAGCAGTGACGGCACCGTAAAGAACGCTGTGCGGCTGCATGACGGGCTTGTGGTGGAAAGTGTGCTGATACCTACCGAAACACGTACTACAGCCTGTGTAAGTAGCCAGGTAGGGTGCAGTCTTGACTGTAACTTTTGTGCGACAGCCAGGCTAAAACGCATGCGCAACCTCAATCCAGATGAGATTTATGACCAGGTTGTGGCTATTGATAACGAGAGCCGCCGTACACACAATCGTCCGTTAAGCAATATAGTATTTATGGGCATGGGCGAACCGCTTATGAACTACAACAATGTAATCAAGGCTATTGATAAGATCACTTCCCCGGAAGGCTTGGGGATGTCGCCCAAGCGTATTACACTAAGCACATCGGGTATTCCTAAAATGATAAAGAAGCTGGCAGATGATGGCGTAAAGTTTAAGCTGGCGGTGTCGCTGCACTCAGCTATAGATGAGGTGCGTTCATCCATTATGCCTTTTAGCGAAAACTTTCCGTTGAAAGAATTGCGCGAAGCATTGCAATACTGGTATAGTAAAACCAAGAGCCGAATTACGTATGAATATGTGGTGTGGAAAGGTATCAATGACCGGAAGGAGGATATTGATGCGCTGGTGAAGTTCTGCAGATATGTACCGTGCAAGGTAAACCTTATCGAGTATAATCCTATTGATGATGGCGAATTTCAGCAGGCCGACCCTGAGGTTATTGATGCTTATATCCGTGCTTTAGAACGTAATGATATTGTTGCGAAAGTGCGCCGCAGCCGTGGTAAAGATATTGATGCTGCATGCGGGCAGCTGGCGAATAAAGAGAGTGATGCTTAG
- the apaG gene encoding Co2+/Mg2+ efflux protein ApaG — translation MVSQITRGIKISVSTSFEGTYFRNYRVQFAFTYEVTIENQGKDSVQLNSRHWEIYDSLNDVEIVDGEGVIGKKPVLKPGEKHTYSSGCLLSSPFGAMKGHYEMVNFATTKTFKVVIPAFRLSADFALN, via the coding sequence ATGGTATCACAAATAACAAGAGGCATAAAAATATCGGTAAGTACCAGTTTTGAAGGCACATACTTCAGGAACTACCGTGTACAGTTTGCTTTTACCTATGAGGTTACCATTGAGAATCAAGGTAAAGATTCGGTACAGCTCAACAGCCGCCATTGGGAAATTTATGATTCACTCAATGATGTAGAAATTGTAGATGGCGAGGGTGTTATCGGTAAAAAACCTGTACTTAAGCCAGGAGAAAAGCATACCTATAGTTCAGGGTGCCTGCTTTCATCACCATTTGGCGCTATGAAAGGCCACTATGAAATGGTTAATTTTGCCACAACAAAAACTTTCAAGGTAGTTATACCTGCTTTTCGCTTAAGCGCAGATTTTGCGTTGAACTGA
- a CDS encoding twin-arginine translocase TatA/TatE family subunit — protein sequence MFGIGGGELFFIIIVVLMLFGSDKIPEIARTLGKGMRQLKDATNDIKSEIHKSADVDGIKKTFTEIGNNDTATSVSEEIAKVKEDIEDMSGPIKRQY from the coding sequence ATGTTCGGAATAGGTGGGGGAGAGCTTTTCTTTATAATAATAGTAGTGCTGATGCTTTTCGGGAGCGATAAAATCCCGGAAATTGCCCGTACGCTAGGCAAAGGCATGCGCCAGCTCAAAGATGCTACTAATGACATTAAAAGTGAGATACATAAAAGCGCTGATGTAGACGGGATTAAGAAAACCTTTACCGAAATAGGCAATAACGATACCGCAACATCTGTAAGCGAGGAGATTGCCAAAGTGAAAGAAGATATTGAAGATATGTCGGGCCCAATAAAAAGGCAATATTAA
- a CDS encoding acyl-CoA desaturase, whose protein sequence is MHINPPVFSKTDSIKFFRTLNKRVNDYFKENNLKKTGNWKLHLKTIVMFSLFLAPYFLILTRDMSPWLQLLLTVVMGIGMAGVGMNVMHDGNHGSYSEKSWLNKFMGGSIYVLAGNVNNWQVQHNVLHHTYTNIHGHDEDLDAGRIIRFTHTAKWMWVHKFQHYYSVFLYGLLTFNWAITTDIKQMRRYIKKGLSYGKFQSPVKQWTVLVITKLIYISIWIVLPILLGITWWKVLLGFFVMHYTAGLILSIVFQLAHIVEETANPLPDENGEMENTWAIHQLYTTANFAPKNKIVNWFTGGLNHQIEHHIFPNISHIHYGKIAEIVKQTAREHNLPYHEFKTMRGAVAAHFRHLKELGMKPAMN, encoded by the coding sequence ATGCATATCAATCCCCCTGTATTTTCAAAAACCGATTCTATAAAATTTTTCCGTACACTAAATAAGCGTGTCAACGACTATTTCAAAGAAAATAACCTCAAAAAAACGGGCAACTGGAAACTTCACCTGAAGACAATTGTGATGTTTTCGCTATTCCTTGCTCCTTATTTCCTCATACTTACCCGTGACATGTCGCCGTGGCTACAATTGTTGCTTACGGTTGTAATGGGTATAGGCATGGCAGGCGTGGGTATGAATGTAATGCACGACGGTAACCACGGCTCTTATTCAGAAAAGTCATGGCTCAATAAATTTATGGGCGGAAGCATTTATGTGCTTGCCGGAAATGTGAACAACTGGCAGGTGCAGCACAATGTATTGCACCATACTTACACCAATATTCACGGTCACGATGAAGACCTTGATGCAGGCCGAATCATCCGTTTTACCCACACTGCCAAATGGATGTGGGTGCACAAATTCCAGCACTATTATTCGGTGTTCCTGTATGGCTTGCTTACATTTAACTGGGCTATTACAACCGATATCAAGCAGATGCGCCGCTACATAAAGAAGGGCTTGTCCTATGGCAAATTCCAGAGTCCGGTGAAGCAATGGACAGTCCTGGTGATCACAAAGCTTATATACATATCTATCTGGATAGTGCTTCCGATATTACTAGGTATAACCTGGTGGAAGGTATTACTGGGCTTTTTCGTGATGCACTACACTGCAGGCTTAATACTTAGCATAGTGTTCCAGCTCGCGCATATTGTAGAGGAAACGGCCAATCCGCTGCCGGATGAAAATGGCGAAATGGAAAATACATGGGCGATACACCAATTGTACACCACAGCCAACTTCGCTCCAAAAAATAAAATAGTGAACTGGTTTACAGGAGGGCTCAATCACCAGATTGAACACCACATTTTCCCGAACATAAGCCACATACATTATGGCAAGATTGCTGAAATTGTAAAGCAAACTGCCCGCGAGCACAACCTGCCGTATCACGAGTTCAAAACTATGCGCGGCGCGGTGGCAGCCCACTTCAGGCACCTGAAAGAACTGGGTATGAAGCCTGCGATGAATTAA
- a CDS encoding M1 family metallopeptidase, whose product MKKAFYIIALAAGFSAAAQDKPATATPREPGRYDNNKFSQMYDLLATPNMFRTASGAPGPAYYQQQADYKMDIELDDKDTKLYGTETITYHNNAPESLEYLWVQLDQNQKAPTSQSPLAESQRMNPAYPPDNFTRTYLQDAFEGGFKIEYVRDASGKPMKYTINNTMMRIDLDKPLKNGEKISFSIKWWYNINNYRVEGGRSGYEHFDKDGNNLYVIAQFYPRMAVYNDVEGWQNMQFWGAGEFALPFGNFEVNITVPADHIMEGTGDLMNRSEVLTPAQLQRYQLAEKTFDKPVVVVTQAEAEAAEKGFSGKKKTWKFNAKNVRDFGFSTSRKFIYDAMAVKLGGKNVMAISLYPKESNPLWGETSTRIVAHTLKTYSKYTFDYPYPKAISISAEDQGMEYPMICWNYGRPDEKGFVSDRIKYGMMSVIIHEVGHNFFPMIVNSDERQWTWMDEGLNTFLQYLTEKEWDANYPSNRGPAAKIVPYMSGDQKFLEPIMSNSENIYQFGSNAYGKPATGLNILRETIMGHELFDHAFKTYSQRWMFKHPTPEDFFRTMEDASAVDLDWFWRGWFYSTDYVDMGIQEVKQYYVSEQQTKEMKDYAVKRGRFNEDKGPFVYMVAEGPDFNKNLKKPLAVADVKLLNNYVQEKFTKEERAKLRAPKYFYEVTFNKPGGMLMPIIVELTFDDNTTEIHRFPVQIWRKGNQTASRVFATEKPVKRIVLDPKLETADIDVTNNTWPAEAVKSKFDQLEKSNRR is encoded by the coding sequence ATGAAGAAAGCATTCTATATCATCGCATTGGCAGCAGGATTTTCTGCAGCTGCACAAGACAAACCTGCAACTGCCACACCACGCGAACCGGGCAGGTATGATAATAATAAGTTCAGCCAGATGTATGACCTGCTGGCAACGCCCAATATGTTCCGTACGGCTTCAGGCGCGCCGGGCCCTGCCTATTACCAACAGCAGGCTGATTACAAAATGGATATAGAGCTTGATGATAAGGATACTAAGCTCTACGGAACAGAGACGATAACATACCACAACAATGCACCTGAGTCACTCGAATACCTTTGGGTGCAGCTTGACCAAAACCAAAAAGCGCCAACATCACAATCGCCTTTGGCAGAAAGCCAGCGTATGAACCCGGCTTACCCACCGGATAATTTTACGCGAACCTACTTGCAGGATGCTTTTGAAGGTGGCTTTAAGATAGAGTATGTGCGCGATGCATCAGGCAAGCCGATGAAATATACCATCAATAACACCATGATGCGTATTGACCTTGATAAGCCGTTAAAGAATGGCGAAAAAATATCATTTTCGATAAAATGGTGGTACAATATCAATAATTACAGGGTAGAAGGGGGTCGCTCCGGTTACGAACATTTTGATAAGGATGGCAACAACCTTTATGTGATTGCACAGTTCTATCCTCGCATGGCAGTATACAATGATGTGGAAGGCTGGCAAAACATGCAGTTTTGGGGCGCAGGTGAATTTGCTCTGCCATTCGGTAACTTTGAAGTGAACATTACCGTACCTGCCGACCATATCATGGAAGGCACAGGCGACTTGATGAACCGTTCGGAAGTGCTGACACCGGCGCAACTGCAACGCTATCAATTGGCGGAAAAGACATTCGACAAACCTGTTGTGGTTGTAACGCAAGCCGAAGCTGAAGCAGCAGAGAAAGGTTTTTCAGGAAAAAAGAAAACATGGAAATTCAATGCGAAGAATGTAAGAGACTTTGGATTCTCAACGTCACGCAAGTTTATTTACGATGCTATGGCTGTAAAGCTTGGCGGCAAGAATGTGATGGCGATATCCCTTTATCCCAAAGAAAGTAATCCGCTTTGGGGTGAAACTTCTACACGGATTGTAGCACATACGTTAAAGACATATTCAAAATACACTTTTGATTACCCGTACCCGAAAGCTATTTCAATTTCTGCAGAAGACCAGGGGATGGAATACCCGATGATTTGCTGGAACTATGGCCGCCCTGATGAAAAAGGCTTTGTTAGTGACAGGATAAAATATGGCATGATGAGCGTGATCATTCACGAGGTAGGGCACAACTTCTTCCCGATGATCGTGAATTCTGATGAGCGCCAGTGGACGTGGATGGATGAAGGTCTTAATACCTTCCTCCAGTACCTGACTGAAAAGGAATGGGATGCCAACTACCCTAGCAATCGCGGCCCCGCTGCCAAAATAGTACCCTACATGAGCGGCGACCAGAAGTTTCTGGAGCCTATCATGAGCAACTCTGAGAACATCTACCAATTTGGATCTAATGCCTATGGCAAGCCAGCTACCGGATTAAATATACTGCGCGAAACCATAATGGGGCATGAGCTGTTTGACCATGCATTCAAAACCTATTCGCAACGCTGGATGTTTAAACACCCTACACCGGAAGATTTCTTCCGGACGATGGAAGATGCCTCAGCGGTTGATTTAGACTGGTTCTGGAGGGGATGGTTCTACTCAACCGATTATGTTGATATGGGAATACAGGAAGTGAAACAATACTACGTGAGCGAGCAGCAGACAAAAGAAATGAAAGACTATGCCGTAAAGCGCGGCAGGTTTAATGAAGATAAAGGCCCGTTTGTTTACATGGTTGCTGAAGGCCCTGACTTCAATAAAAACCTGAAAAAGCCGCTTGCTGTGGCCGATGTGAAATTGCTGAACAACTACGTTCAGGAAAAATTCACCAAAGAAGAAAGGGCTAAACTAAGGGCTCCTAAGTATTTCTATGAGGTGACATTCAATAAGCCGGGAGGTATGCTGATGCCGATAATCGTAGAGCTTACTTTTGACGACAACACTACCGAGATACACCGTTTCCCTGTACAAATATGGAGAAAGGGCAACCAGACAGCATCACGCGTGTTTGCTACAGAAAAACCGGTGAAGCGCATTGTACTTGACCCGAAGCTTGAAACTGCCGATATTGATGTAACAAACAACACCTGGCCTGCGGAAGCAGTTAAATCGAAGTTTGACCAGCTGGAAAAAAGTAACCGACGTTAA
- the pruA gene encoding L-glutamate gamma-semialdehyde dehydrogenase, giving the protein MPKGIYNVPKAINEPVKSYAPGTPEREQVAAKFKEMYNSTVDVPLYIGAEEIRTGNTKQINPPFDHKKVVGHYHQAEKQHIEQAVEAALAAKKQWAAMAWEHRASIFLKAAELLAGPWRARINAATMIGQAKTVHQAEIDSACEFIDFLRFNVEFMTRIYAEQPISSEGVWNRMEHRPLEGFVYAITPFNFTAIAGNLPASPALMGNVVVWKPSATQMYSAYVIMEVFKEAGLPAGVINMVSGNSAMVSDVLLSSPDLAGVHFTGSTGVFNDIWAKIGQNISRYKTYPRIVGETGGKDFVLAHPSARPAQVATALSRGAFEYQGQKCSAASRAYIAKSIWPEVKDLLIADLKSMKMGSPEDMGNFISAVITEGSFDKLAKYIDAAKNATDAEIIAGGGYDKSKGYFIEPTVIVTTSPKYDTMCEELFGPVLTIHVYDDAKWEETLKLVDETSPYALTGAIFSQDRYAIEQAAKALENAAGNFYINDKPTGAVVGQQPFGGARASGTNDKAGSILNLLRWVSPRTIKETFVTPTDYRYPFLG; this is encoded by the coding sequence ATGCCAAAAGGGATATACAATGTGCCGAAAGCCATAAACGAACCTGTAAAGTCTTATGCGCCGGGCACACCGGAAAGGGAGCAGGTTGCTGCCAAGTTTAAAGAAATGTACAACAGCACAGTTGATGTGCCGCTATATATTGGTGCAGAGGAAATCCGTACCGGGAATACAAAACAAATCAATCCGCCGTTTGACCACAAAAAAGTTGTGGGCCATTATCACCAGGCAGAAAAGCAACATATTGAGCAGGCTGTTGAAGCTGCCCTTGCCGCTAAAAAGCAATGGGCTGCCATGGCTTGGGAACACCGTGCATCAATTTTCCTGAAGGCTGCAGAATTGCTTGCCGGCCCCTGGCGTGCAAGGATTAATGCCGCTACCATGATTGGCCAGGCCAAAACGGTACACCAGGCAGAAATTGACTCGGCTTGTGAGTTTATCGATTTCCTGCGTTTTAACGTAGAGTTCATGACAAGGATTTACGCTGAACAGCCAATATCATCTGAAGGTGTATGGAACAGGATGGAACACCGCCCGCTTGAAGGGTTTGTATACGCTATTACTCCTTTCAACTTTACAGCTATTGCCGGTAACCTTCCTGCATCACCTGCACTTATGGGTAACGTGGTGGTTTGGAAACCAAGCGCTACACAAATGTATTCGGCTTACGTGATCATGGAAGTGTTTAAAGAAGCGGGGCTTCCTGCAGGTGTCATCAATATGGTATCAGGTAACTCGGCAATGGTAAGTGATGTGTTGCTTTCAAGCCCTGATTTGGCAGGCGTACACTTTACCGGCTCAACTGGTGTATTTAATGACATTTGGGCTAAGATAGGACAAAACATCAGCAGGTATAAAACATACCCTCGCATAGTAGGTGAAACAGGCGGTAAAGACTTTGTTCTTGCTCACCCGTCAGCACGCCCGGCACAGGTTGCTACGGCATTATCACGCGGTGCGTTTGAGTATCAAGGACAGAAATGTTCTGCGGCATCACGTGCGTACATAGCCAAATCTATCTGGCCTGAAGTGAAAGACCTGCTAATTGCCGACCTGAAATCAATGAAAATGGGTTCGCCTGAAGATATGGGTAACTTTATTTCAGCAGTTATTACTGAAGGCTCTTTTGATAAGCTTGCCAAGTATATTGATGCTGCCAAAAACGCAACTGATGCCGAAATCATTGCAGGTGGGGGTTATGATAAATCTAAAGGTTACTTTATTGAGCCGACGGTTATCGTAACTACAAGCCCTAAATATGACACCATGTGCGAAGAGTTGTTCGGGCCGGTGCTTACCATACATGTGTATGACGATGCCAAGTGGGAAGAAACCCTGAAGCTGGTGGATGAAACGTCACCATACGCACTTACAGGGGCAATTTTCAGCCAGGACCGTTATGCTATTGAGCAAGCTGCAAAAGCTCTTGAGAATGCTGCAGGTAACTTCTATATCAACGATAAGCCTACCGGCGCCGTTGTTGGCCAGCAGCCTTTCGGTGGGGCAAGGGCATCAGGTACTAATGATAAGGCAGGTTCTATCCTTAACCTTCTTCGTTGGGTATCGCCGCGCACCATTAAAGAAACATTTGTAACACCAACAGATTACAGGTATCCGTTTTTGGGATAG